The sequence GTCGAAACCGGTCAGGCTGTCGGACCAGTCCATGAGCCGCTCGTCGAAACCGGTCAGGCTGTCGGACCAGTCCATGAGCCGCGCGCCCAAACTGGTCCGACTGTCGGACCGGTTCGTGGGCTGGCCGGCCAGTGGTGCGTCACCCCGTTCATTCCTGTAGGCGTGCGGCGCAACCCCACCGCACGCCCGGGAAGGCTCAGGCGGCCTGCGTCCCCGAGGGCTTCTGCCCGCTACCGCCGGTGCCCGACGCGCTCAGGTAGAGGTCGCCCAGGCCCGCGCCGATGCCGTCCCAGGCGAAGGCCTCCGCCATGCGCCGGGCGTTGTCCGCGAGCTTCTTGCAGAGGGCCGGATCATTCCGCAGCCGGCGCAGCGCGGCGGCGAACTCCTGCGGGGACTCCGCGAGCAGCACGTGCTGCCCCTCCACCACCGGCAAGCCCTCCACCGCGAGGCGCGTGGCCACCACGGGCACTCCCGCCGCCGCGGCTTCCAGCACCTTGAGACGCGTTCCACTGCCCGCGCGCAGCGGGATGGCCGTCGCCAGCGCTCGCGCCAGGTACGGGGCCACCGACGGCACCGAACCCGTCACCACCAGCCGCTCGTTCTCCAGCGCGCGCACGGACGCGGGCGGACTGCGGCCCACCACCATGAGCTTGCTGGTCGCCAGGTCCGCCGACACCAGCGGCCACACCTCGCGCGCCAAGAGCAGCACCGCGTCTTCATTGGGCCACCAGTCCATGGAGCCCACGAAGACCAAATCGTCGCCCGCGGCCTCGCGGGGCGCGAAGTCCGGCAGCTTCACGCCGTTGGGCACCACGTGCACCCGCTTCGCCCCCAGCGAGCGCAGCTGCTGGGCGTCCACGTCCGAGCACGCCAGCACCGTGTCCGCCTGGCTCACGCACTCGCGCTCCAGCCGCTCCACCCGCTTGAACTGCCAGTTCAGGAACGCCCGCAGCGGCGGAGAGCTCAGCGGCGCCATCCGCGCGAGCAGCTGGCTCTCCACATTGTGCTCGTCGATGACCATGTGCGCGGCCGGGTTGAGCTTCCGCGCCAGCGGCAACAGCTGCGCCATGTGCAGGTGGTCGAAGTGGATGATGTCGAAGGGGCCGCGCTCCGCCAGCACCCGGCGCAGCGCGTCCTGCAGGCCCTGGCGCGCGAAGCGGACGTAGGTGAGCGGCGTGCCCCGCAGGAAGGCCCGCGTGCTGTTCAGCGTCTCCCGAGGCGCCACGCGCGGCAGGTCCACCAGGTGCAGCCTGGAGGCCGGCACGCCCAGCTCTCCCAGCCAGCGCTTGAAGCCCTCGGCGTCGTTGCCCGCCCGGTGCACCGCGAACACGTCGAGCTCGAAGCGCGAGGCAAGGGCACGCACCAGCTCGAGCGTGCGCAGGGTGCCGCCCGTATCCGAAGGCAGCGGAACGTAGGGAAGGATGGCGAGTACGCGTCGCACGGTGGAAAACCAGACCTGCTCAGGAGACGGGTGGACCTGGGCCGCGTGCTCCTCACCACGGCCACCGGCTTGGTAAGCACCTGCGCGCCATGGGCCCAGGGCCCCGCCGCGCTTTCCCGTCAATGGACAACAGATCGCGGATCCCCCACCCAATGGGATGCCGCACCGCGTCTTCCGAGCGACAGCAGGATTCCCGGGAGTCTGGGCCCAGGGGGCACCCGGTGTGCGAGGGCCTCGAAAAGGCGCGCCGTTTCCGGCATGAGGACGCCGAGCAGCGCAACGACGGAGGAAGCCATGGGCCTGGGGCAGACGCAGGGGGCCGCGGCGCGCGAGCGCATCGCGCGGCTGCGGCAGGTGATGCGGGAGCGCGGTGTGGCGGCGGTCTGGGTGCCGACGAGCGACCCGCACCTGTCCACCTACCTGCCGGGCCGCTGGAAGGGCCGGGAGTGGGCGTCTGGCTTCACCGGCTCGCTGGCCACGCTGGTGGTGACTGCGGACTACGCGGGCCTGTGGGTGGACAGCCGCTACTGGGACCAGGCGGACGCCCAGCTGAAGGGCAGCGGCATCGCGACGGTGCGTACGACGAACGCGCCCGGGCAGTCACACCTGGACTGGCTGGCCGCGAACGTGCCGCCGGGGCAGGTGGTGGCGGTGGACGGAGCGGTGCTGGGCCTGGGCCAGGCGCGCTCGGCGGCCACGCAGTTGTCGGCGGCGGGGCTGGTGCTGCGCACGGACCTGGACGTGGTGGCGGAGGCCTGGGCGGACCGGCCGTCCCTGCCCGCCGCACCCGTGTACTCGCACGCGCTGTCCCCGGTGTCGCGCACCGACAAGCTGCGGGCCGTGCGCGCGGAGATGGGCGTGCTGGGCGCGACGCACCACTTCATCTCCACGCTGGATGACGTCGCGTGGCTGACCAACCTGCGCGGCGCGGACGTGGACTACATCCCGGTGTTCCTGGCGCACCTGCTGGTGGAGCCCGGCGGGGCCCGCCTGTTCATCGGCGCGGGCAAGGTGCCGGACGCGCTGCGCGCCGAGCTGGAGGCGGACGGCATCACCCTCCATCCCTACGACGAGGCGGCCCGCGCGCTGGGGGCGCTGCCGGAGGGGACGCGGCTGCTCGTGGATCCGCGGCGCATCACCCACGGGCTGCGGCAGGCGGTGGGCAAGGGCGTGAGCGTGGTGGAGGGGCTCAACCCGTCCACCGTGGCCAAGTCGCGCAAGACGGACGCGGAGCTGGCGCACTTCCGCAACGCGATGGAGCAGGACGGCGCGGCGCTGTGCGCGTTCTTCGCCTGGTTCGAGTCCGCGCTGGGCCGCGAGCCCATCACCGAGCTGACCGTCGACGAGCGCCTCTCCGCGGAGCGGGCGCGGCGCCCGGGCTTCGTGTCGCTCAGCTTCTCCACCATCGCCGCGTTCAACGCGAACGCCGCGATGCCGCACTACCGCGCGACGCAGGCCTCGCACGCGACGGTGTGCCTGCCGGGACAGAAGCCGCGGGGCCTGCTGCTCATCGACTCCGGCGGGCAGTACACGTCCGGCACCACGGACATCACCCGCGTGGTGCCCGTGGGGGAGCCCTCGGCGGAGCAGCGGCGCGACTTCACGCTGGTGCTGCGCGGGATGATCAACCTGTCCCGGGCCCGCTTCCCGAAGGGGACGCGCTCCCCGAACCTGGACGCGCTGGCGCGGGCGCCGCTGTGGGCGGAGGGGCTGGACTACGGCCACGGCACGGGCCACGGCGTGGGCTTCTTCCTCAACGTGCACGAGGGGCCGCACGGCGTCTCCCCGACGATGCCCAATGACCTCACCACGGCGCTGGAGCCGGGGATGATCACCTCCAACGAGCCCGGCCTCTACCGCCCGGGCCGCTGGGGCATCCGCATCGAGAACCTCATCGCCGCGGTGCCGGACCAGAAGACGGAGTTCGGCGACTTCCTGCGCTTCGAGACGCTGAGCCTCTGCCCCATCGACACGCGGCTGGTGGAGAAGGCCTTGCTGTCGCGGGAGGAGACGGACTGGCTCAATGCCTATCACGCCACCGTGCGCGAGCGGCTCCAGCCCCACGTCGAAGGCGCGGCGCGCGACTGGCTGCTCCAGCGCACCCAGCCGCTCTGAAGCCACGCTGCTCACGGCCGGACGGAAGGACAGACACGGCCCTGGACGCGCTGGCCCGGCGGCGCGCATGCTGGGCCGCGCGGGGGGCCGGCCCCGCATGGGATGGGAAGGACTTCGCATGCGATTGACCCGAGTGCTGTTCCCCCTGCTGGCCATCCTCCCCCTCCTCGCCTGCGGCGACAGCGAGGGCGGGGTGGGGGAGAGCTGCGGCGATGAAGGCTGTGATTCCGGCCTCACCTGCCGCAGGGACTTCCCCGGCACCTTCTGCGCGCAGGACTGCACCGAGGAAGGGGCGGGCGGCGGCTGTCCGTCCGGCACGCTGTGCACGCGCCAGCTCGACACGCTGATGTGCTCGCCCGTCTGCGACTCCGAGTCCGACTGCCGCGAGAGCTTCGCCTGCAACGGCGTCAGCAACACGAACCTCAAGGCCTGTCAGGTCAAGCTGTAGGCCCCGGCCCCACGGACAGTGTCCGCTGGCGGGGAGTAGCCAGCCGCCGGGACATGGGATGGATTGGGCCCATGGCCTCGTCCCCGTCGTCCCACCGCTGGATGCTGACCGCCTTCCTCGTCTGGCTCCCCGGGCTCGTGCACGTCTTCCCGCTGCTGGGCGTCTACATGCTGATGTTCAACAAGGCCTACGCCCTGGCCTTGTTCGTCGGCTTCGCCCTCACCGGGCTCGCCCTGGGCCTCATCCAGGGGCTCACGCGCGGCCCACGGGCGCTGTGGGTCACCCCGGCGTCCTTCGTCGTGGGGTGGTCACCGCTGGCGCTGCTCATGGCCCTGAACGCCCCCTTCAACGTCGCGTGGACGCTGACCCTGTTCACCTCCGCCGGGTGCGTGGGCCTGGGGCAGTGGATGCTCCGCTCAGAAGACCGGGCCTGAGGCACCCCGGAGGGCATGACGCGGCCGGACAGGGGCTGGGCGGCTCCCGTGAAAATCCATAGCGTCCGCTATGCCTTCCCGCGTCATGCGGGACCTTCGCGATCCATGTAACCCGCGGAGCGGCAATGGCGTATCGCCTCCATCGCCCCGGGATTCGTGCGAACGCGGAGAAGCCAGCAACATTCGACGCGAAATGTAGAGAATCCCGAGGACTTTCTCGGTTCTTGAAAAGGTAGGAGTTCCGCCCATGTCCACCCCCATCGATAGTGCCGCCGCCGCCGCCGCCGCTGCTGCCCGTGCCGCCGCCGAAGCCGCCGCTCGCGCCGCCGCGGAAGCCGCTGCTCGCGCCGCCGCCGCCGCCGCGAAGGCCGCCGCCGAGGCCGCCGCGAAGGCCGCCGCCGAGGCCGCCGCGAAGCAGCAGGCGAAGCAGCCGTCGGTGAAGCTCTTCCAGCGGGACGAGTTCTCCTCAGGGGGCCCGCAGAACCGCAACGGGGTGAACCGGCTGACGGGGGAGACGACCTCGCCGTTCGCCACGCCGCTCACCTCCAATGGCAGCGCGCGTCCCGTCAGCGGCCCGGTGCAGCAGAACGTCGCGGCCCCGGCGGCGGACCCGAAGCCGCCCCACGCGGAGGCGCTGCCCGACAAGGCGGAGGACCTGCCCAAGCTCTTCCCGGAGCTGAAGGACAAGAAGAAGGAGGACCTGCAGAAGGCCTACGACTCGCTCAACAAGCTGGGCACCGGTTCCTTCTCGGAGAAGGCCACCGCCCTGGGCGAGCTGGCGTCGCAGTTCCCGGAGACGGTCCCCAACGCGCTGGAGCGCCTGGGCGTCAAGGACGACAAGCTGGCGAAGCTGGCCACCAACTCCGACGCGCTCACCTCCCTGGGCAAGCTGACGGACCCCAAGGCGAGCACCGTGGACAAGGCGCAGGCCGCCCTCACCCTGGCGAAGGCCACCGGTGACACCTTCGCGCCGGCGGACCTCAAGGGCGTGCTGGACACCACGCTCAAGGGCCTGCCCGCCGCGGAGAAGCTGGTGGGCGCCATCGGCAAGTGGACGGACCCCAACGCCTCCGCCACCGACAAGGCCACCGCCACGCTGGAGCTGGGCAAGGCGCTCAAGGACTTCGCCGGGGACAAGTTCCCGGCGCTCTCCAATGACCTGCGCAAGCTGGACGGGTCGCTGCGCGCCGCGGGCTCCGCCATCACCCTGGCGGACCCCAACGCCTCCACGCAGGACAAGGCGCTGGCCGCCGCGCAGTTGCTGGCGGAGGTGCCCGACCTCAAGAAGGACCTCAAGGCCTTCACGGAGGTCCTCAAGAACGCGGGCGTGAAGAACGCGCAGGACGTGGCCCAGCAGGGCACGCAGCTGGCCAACGTGAAGGTGAAGGGGCTGGATCCGCAGCTGGCCTCCAAGCTCACGCCGGATCAGCTGAAGAAGCTGGAGGCCGCGGCCACCAGGCTGGGCGGTCCGGAGTCGCTGGAGGGCGCGCTCAAGGGCATCAGCGACCCTAAGGCCCTGGACAACCTGGTGGGCCAGCTGGGCAAGGCGGACGCCGCGGCCGGCAAGCGGATGGTGAGCGCGCTGGCCGGCATGGAGCACAAGGTCCTCAACGAGGTCCTGTCGGATCCGAAGACCACCGAGCAGTTCGCGAAGCTCGCGGGCAAGCTGGATGACGACGCCGGCAAGGTGCTGTCCAAGCTGGTGACGGACATGGACTCCGGCGCGCTCAAGGCGCTGCTCAAGTTCACCGACGGCGTCGGCGCGGACGCGCTCAACACCACCGTGAAGGGCCTGGGGCCGCTGCTGGACAAGGCGGGCAGCAAGCTCGTGGGCCAGGGCCTCAAGGTGATGGACAAGGTGCTGGGCAAGATCGGCGTGGAGGTCACCGCCGACGTGGCCGGCAAGGTCTTCAAGAACCTGGCGAAGGTCGTCCCGGTGGCGGGCGCCATCCCCAACGCCATCGACGCGGTGAAGTACGAGAAGGAGTCGCTGGAGCTGCACGGCAAGAACAACGACCTGGGCTACTTCGCGCACACCGCCGCGGTGCTGAACACCGCGGACGGGGCCCTGGGCATCGCCCTGGACCTCACCGGCGTGGGCGTGGCCGTGGACGTGGGCGCCAGCGTGCTGCTGGGCGCCGCCGAGCTGGCGATGGACATCGGCTTCAGCCAGGAGAAGGAGAAGTTCGAGGCCGACCCCAAGGGCTACGAGGCCCCGGACTGGATGAGGGCCGTGAACGTGGCGGCCGCCGCCGCGCAGGGCCCCGCGGGCATTGCGCACATGGCCGCGTACTACGGGCCCGAAGGGGCCGCGCAGCTCATCCAGTGGGGCATCGAGAAGGGCGCGAAGGGCGCCGTGAAGGCCGCCGAGTTCGTCGGCGTGTCGCAGGCGGAGCTGGCCGGCGATGGCCTCAAGGGCGCCGCGAAGGTCATCCACAAGCTGGCGGACGTGGTGCGCAACCCGTCCAAGTACGGCGAGGCCGCGGCGAAGGCGGCCTCGGAGGCCTTCAACACCGCCATCGAGAAGGGCGGTGAGCTGGCGAAGGAGGCGAAGCAGGTCCTCGACGGCGTCATCGACGGGGCGAAGAAGCTGGGGGAGAAGGGGCTGGAGACGCTGAAGTACATCGCCCAGAACCCGGGCGAGGCCGCGAAGAAGGCGCTCGACGGCATCAAGAGCGTGGTGGACAAGGGCCTGGACCTGGCCACGGACGCGGGCAAGGCGCTCTACAAGCAGGCCGTCTCCACGCTCAACGACCTGAAGGCCGGCTACGACAAGCTCACCGGCGCCGCGAAGGAGAAGGCGAAGGAGCTCATCGACGGGGCGACGAAGCTCGTCTCCAACACGGTGAACAAGGCCAAGGAGCTGGGCGAGAAGGGCCTGGAGCTGCTGGCCTGGACGGCCCAGAACCCGGGCGAGGCCGCGGCCAAGGCGAAGGAGGCCATTGGCGACGCCCTGGCCAAGGGCGGCGAGCTGGCAAAGAAGGCCTGGGGCGCCGTGAAGGACCTGGGCGCCAAGGGCGCCGAGCTGGCGGAGGGCTTGGTGAAGGGCCTGGCCAACGCGGGCGAGAAGGCCGTGGAGACGCTCAAGTACATCGCCCAGAACCCCGGCGATGCGCTCGCCGAGGCTGGCAAGTGGGTGGGCGGCGCGCTGTCGGACATGGCCCGCAAGGGCGGCGAGCTGGCCACCAAGGCGGCCGGCGCCCTCAAGGACTTCATCGACAACCGCGTGACGTGGGCCACGGACTTCGCGCGGGATCTGCTCAAGGACGGCGTGGAGTCGTTCAAGAACGTCGCCAAGGCCTGGAAGGACAACCTCTCGGAGGGCGGCAAGGCGGTGCTCGTCGCCCTGGCGGACCTGCAGGACGCGGGCGTGGACGCGCTCAAGGACCTGGCCGGCGTGGGGGGCCAGCTGGCGGAGGCCGCCGTGGGCCACCTGGGCGACCTGGCGAAGAAGGGCATCGACGTCGCCAAGGACGCGCTGGGCGCGCTGGCGGACCTGCCCGGCGAGGTGGGGGACCTGGCCGGCGACGTCTTCAGCGGCGTGAAGGACTTCCTCGGCGACCTCGTCCCGGACGACATCCCGGGCATCCCGGGCATCTGATTCGCCGCGTCACGGACCTGTAGCAGCCGACGGGGTCTGTTCCTTCACGGGAACAGGCCCCGTCTGCATTTGAGGGGTCATTGTTACCCGGTCGTGACAAACCCACAGACAAGACAAGTTTGAGCGGAAAATTCCGAACTGGTTAAACTGCAAGATCTTTATTTCCGGATCTCGCGCAACTCGCCGGGAGACGCCTGGATAATCGGGGCAGGAATCACAGCCGCCACCGAGGAATCCCCCGCATGAGCCTCAACGCGACCACGTCCCAGCGCACGAACTCCGTCTATTCGAACCGTTCCCAGGCTGTGACGCCGAGCGCGGTTCGCAACGGCGCGAACCCCAACGCCATCCTGTCGCAGTACCAGCCGACGGGAGCCTCGGCGCGCACGGCGCGGCAGGACGGGTTGCAGCCCGGCGTGGCCGCATCGCAGAAGATGGCGCAGGCGGACCTGGGCCGGCTGCAGCAGTTCAAGGGCAACATCGAGGCGGCGGCGGCGAAGCACGGCCTGCCCCCCGCGCTGCTGGCGGCCATCGCGAGCCGCGAGTCCCGCGCGGGCGGCGCGCTGGACCGCACGGGCCACGGCGACGGCGGCAACGGCTTCGGCGTGATGCAGGTGGATCACCGCTACCACCAGACGCAGGGCGGCCCCACCAGCGCGCAGCACATCGACCAGGCGGCGGGCATCCTCAAGGGCTACCTCAACGACGTGAAGAAGGCGCACCCGGACTGGCCGGAGGCGCAGCAGCTGCGCGGCGCGGTGGCCGCGTACAACTCGGGCCCGGGCAACGTGCGCACCCTCCAGGGCATGGATGTGGGCACCACGGGCAATGACTACTCCAACGACGTGTGGGCGCGCGCGCAGGCGCTGGCGCCGCACTTCGGCGGTGCCGCGAACAGCACCGGCACCAACACCAACACCCCGACGCGCCCGTCGCAGACCGCCGACACCTTCGAGCCCTCGGCCACGCAGCGGCCGATGCGCTGGACGGCCGCGCCCTCGATGGACCAGGTGAAGGTGCGTGGCAACAACCTGCGCGAGGGCATGCAGGGCCCGGCGGTGAAGCAGCTCCAGCAGATGCTGGGCGTCCCGGCGGACGGCAAGTTCGGCCCCGTGACGAAGAAGGCCGTGGAGGACTTCCAGCGGGCCAACGGTGTGCGCGCGGGCAACAACCTGGGCCAGGTCGGCCCGGACACGCTCAACGCGCTGCAGGGCAAGCGCCCCGGTGGCACGAACACCACGGGCGGCACGAACTCCACCGGTGGCACGAACACCACGGGCGGCACGAACACCACGGGCGGCACGAACTCCACGCAGGGCACGAACAACAACGGCGCGGTGCTGGGCAACGGCGTCCGCATCGACACGAACAACGCCACGCTGAAGAAGCTGGCCACGTCGCGCCTGAACAACGGCCAGACGGGCTACTGCGTGCGCACCACGCTGGACAACATGAGCCGGCTGGGCATCCCGAACACGCCGGCGGCGACGGGCAACGACCCGAACAACCCCCGCGGCGGCATGGCGCAGATGCTGCGCAACGGCTGGGAGTCCATCCCGTTCCCGGGCGCGCAGCAGAAGGCCATCAAGAGCCCCTACGGCAACGCCACCGCGAACGTCGTGTCCGCGGACCAGTACCGCAAGCTCGTCGCGGACGGGAAGGTGCCGGACGGCGCCATCATCTTCCAGTCGCGCCACGGC is a genomic window of Corallococcus macrosporus containing:
- a CDS encoding glycosyltransferase translates to MRRVLAILPYVPLPSDTGGTLRTLELVRALASRFELDVFAVHRAGNDAEGFKRWLGELGVPASRLHLVDLPRVAPRETLNSTRAFLRGTPLTYVRFARQGLQDALRRVLAERGPFDIIHFDHLHMAQLLPLARKLNPAAHMVIDEHNVESQLLARMAPLSSPPLRAFLNWQFKRVERLERECVSQADTVLACSDVDAQQLRSLGAKRVHVVPNGVKLPDFAPREAAGDDLVFVGSMDWWPNEDAVLLLAREVWPLVSADLATSKLMVVGRSPPASVRALENERLVVTGSVPSVAPYLARALATAIPLRAGSGTRLKVLEAAAAGVPVVATRLAVEGLPVVEGQHVLLAESPQEFAAALRRLRNDPALCKKLADNARRMAEAFAWDGIGAGLGDLYLSASGTGGSGQKPSGTQAA
- a CDS encoding peptidoglycan-binding protein, translating into MSLNATTSQRTNSVYSNRSQAVTPSAVRNGANPNAILSQYQPTGASARTARQDGLQPGVAASQKMAQADLGRLQQFKGNIEAAAAKHGLPPALLAAIASRESRAGGALDRTGHGDGGNGFGVMQVDHRYHQTQGGPTSAQHIDQAAGILKGYLNDVKKAHPDWPEAQQLRGAVAAYNSGPGNVRTLQGMDVGTTGNDYSNDVWARAQALAPHFGGAANSTGTNTNTPTRPSQTADTFEPSATQRPMRWTAAPSMDQVKVRGNNLREGMQGPAVKQLQQMLGVPADGKFGPVTKKAVEDFQRANGVRAGNNLGQVGPDTLNALQGKRPGGTNTTGGTNSTGGTNTTGGTNTTGGTNSTQGTNNNGAVLGNGVRIDTNNATLKKLATSRLNNGQTGYCVRTTLDNMSRLGIPNTPAATGNDPNNPRGGMAQMLRNGWESIPFPGAQQKAIKSPYGNATANVVSADQYRKLVADGKVPDGAIIFQSRHGWDYSGGSKGNDMGIVRNGGKTTHNYQDMNSIIYSDCKEVVILVPKGAIQRD
- a CDS encoding Dauer Up-regulated; translated protein: MSTPIDSAAAAAAAAARAAAEAAARAAAEAAARAAAAAAKAAAEAAAKAAAEAAAKQQAKQPSVKLFQRDEFSSGGPQNRNGVNRLTGETTSPFATPLTSNGSARPVSGPVQQNVAAPAADPKPPHAEALPDKAEDLPKLFPELKDKKKEDLQKAYDSLNKLGTGSFSEKATALGELASQFPETVPNALERLGVKDDKLAKLATNSDALTSLGKLTDPKASTVDKAQAALTLAKATGDTFAPADLKGVLDTTLKGLPAAEKLVGAIGKWTDPNASATDKATATLELGKALKDFAGDKFPALSNDLRKLDGSLRAAGSAITLADPNASTQDKALAAAQLLAEVPDLKKDLKAFTEVLKNAGVKNAQDVAQQGTQLANVKVKGLDPQLASKLTPDQLKKLEAAATRLGGPESLEGALKGISDPKALDNLVGQLGKADAAAGKRMVSALAGMEHKVLNEVLSDPKTTEQFAKLAGKLDDDAGKVLSKLVTDMDSGALKALLKFTDGVGADALNTTVKGLGPLLDKAGSKLVGQGLKVMDKVLGKIGVEVTADVAGKVFKNLAKVVPVAGAIPNAIDAVKYEKESLELHGKNNDLGYFAHTAAVLNTADGALGIALDLTGVGVAVDVGASVLLGAAELAMDIGFSQEKEKFEADPKGYEAPDWMRAVNVAAAAAQGPAGIAHMAAYYGPEGAAQLIQWGIEKGAKGAVKAAEFVGVSQAELAGDGLKGAAKVIHKLADVVRNPSKYGEAAAKAASEAFNTAIEKGGELAKEAKQVLDGVIDGAKKLGEKGLETLKYIAQNPGEAAKKALDGIKSVVDKGLDLATDAGKALYKQAVSTLNDLKAGYDKLTGAAKEKAKELIDGATKLVSNTVNKAKELGEKGLELLAWTAQNPGEAAAKAKEAIGDALAKGGELAKKAWGAVKDLGAKGAELAEGLVKGLANAGEKAVETLKYIAQNPGDALAEAGKWVGGALSDMARKGGELATKAAGALKDFIDNRVTWATDFARDLLKDGVESFKNVAKAWKDNLSEGGKAVLVALADLQDAGVDALKDLAGVGGQLAEAAVGHLGDLAKKGIDVAKDALGALADLPGEVGDLAGDVFSGVKDFLGDLVPDDIPGIPGI
- a CDS encoding aminopeptidase P family protein, whose protein sequence is MGLGQTQGAAARERIARLRQVMRERGVAAVWVPTSDPHLSTYLPGRWKGREWASGFTGSLATLVVTADYAGLWVDSRYWDQADAQLKGSGIATVRTTNAPGQSHLDWLAANVPPGQVVAVDGAVLGLGQARSAATQLSAAGLVLRTDLDVVAEAWADRPSLPAAPVYSHALSPVSRTDKLRAVRAEMGVLGATHHFISTLDDVAWLTNLRGADVDYIPVFLAHLLVEPGGARLFIGAGKVPDALRAELEADGITLHPYDEAARALGALPEGTRLLVDPRRITHGLRQAVGKGVSVVEGLNPSTVAKSRKTDAELAHFRNAMEQDGAALCAFFAWFESALGREPITELTVDERLSAERARRPGFVSLSFSTIAAFNANAAMPHYRATQASHATVCLPGQKPRGLLLIDSGGQYTSGTTDITRVVPVGEPSAEQRRDFTLVLRGMINLSRARFPKGTRSPNLDALARAPLWAEGLDYGHGTGHGVGFFLNVHEGPHGVSPTMPNDLTTALEPGMITSNEPGLYRPGRWGIRIENLIAAVPDQKTEFGDFLRFETLSLCPIDTRLVEKALLSREETDWLNAYHATVRERLQPHVEGAARDWLLQRTQPL